One genomic segment of Panicum virgatum strain AP13 chromosome 2N, P.virgatum_v5, whole genome shotgun sequence includes these proteins:
- the LOC120661030 gene encoding probable WRKY transcription factor 2, whose amino-acid sequence MATSDKSTIPPAAKITEDSTFDNDVFSFQPHLGSKQPSFSTAEMDYGVYHQNQSVSNIHQQESSLQSSFPAVKDNINATIVKAKASDSMFGNSHNSADQKQDDETNQNAQGEGVEARTAACLPVSTHGDASLMGSQDAVDVSSTLSNEEDERATHGTVSIECEGDEDETESKRRKLDASGTSTIATAVATSAIDMGAAASRAVREPRVVVQTTSEVDILDDGYRWRKYGQKVVKGNPNPRSYYKCTHPGCSVRKHVERASHDLKSVITTYEGKHNHEVPAARNSGQAGSSSANAPSASQGSSSHRRHEPAQASFAHFGASPPFGSFGHLGPATGNFRFGMVPPGMAIPMPSLGSLAPTKMVGNSSAMRGVPRPHDASRTEGRASVATGLPDSKCSPISLPTDDEQASFWSSDVNNRKEEKG is encoded by the exons ATGGCAACGAGTGATAAGTCAACAATACCACCAGCTGCTAAGATAACTGAAGATTCTACATTTGATAATGATGTTTTTTCTTTCCAACCACACTTGGGTTCTAAACAACCAAGCTTCTCTACTGCAGAAATG GATTACGGTGTTTACCATCAAAACCAGTCGGTGTCGAATATTCATCAGCAGGAATCCAGTCTTCAGTCAAGCTTTCCTGCAGTTAAGGATAACATTAATGCAACAATTGTTAAAGCGAAGGCATCTGACTCCATGTTTGGCAATAGTCACAATTCAGCTGACCAAAAGCAAGATGATGAGACAAACCAAAATGCACAAGGCGAAGGTGTTGAGGCTAGAACAGCTGCTTGCCTCCCTGTATCAACTCATGGTGATGCGTCTCTAATGGGCTCTCAAGATGCAGTTGATGTCTCATCAACGCTGTCTAACGAGGAGGATGAGAGGGCAACTCATGGCACCGTTTCTATAGAATGTGAGGGTGATGAGGATGAGACTGAATCCAAAAGAAG GAAGCTGGATGCTTCAGGAACTTCTACTATTGCTACTGCTGTTGCCACCAGTGCCATTGACATGGGTGCTGCAGCCTCTAGAGCTGTCCGGGAGCCTAGGGTGGTTGTTCAGACCACAAGCGAGGTCGACATTCTTGACGATGGTTATCGGTGGCGTAAGTATGGTCAGAAGGTCGTTAAAGGAAATCCAAATCCGAG GAGCTACTACAAATGTACGCACCCTGGCTGTTCAGTGCGCAAGCATGTGGAAAGAGCATCTCATGATCTGAAATCAGTCATCACAACATATGAGGGAAAGCACAACCATGAAGTCCCGGCAGCCAGAAACAGTGGGCAAGCTGGTTCTAGTTCTGCCAATGCTCCATCTGCCTCACAAGGTAGTAGCTCTCACCGTAGGCACGAACCAGCACAAGCCAGCTTTGCTCATTTTGGTGCTAGCCCTCCTTTCGGCTCCTTTGGTCATTTGGGACCAGCAACAGGCAATTTCCGCTTCGGGATGGTTCCACCTGGCATGGCGATTCCGATGCCCTCTCTAGGATCTCTTGCTCCAACAAAGATGGTTGGAAATTCATCAGCTATGCGGGGGGTACCCAGGCCTCATGATGCCAGCAGAACCGAAGGCAGAGCCAGTGTCGCAACCGGGCTTCCCGACAGCAAATGCAGCCCCATCAGCTTACCAACAGATGATGAGCAGGCCTCCTTTTGGTCATCAGATGTAAATAATAGGAAAGAGGAAAAGGGATAG
- the LOC120662728 gene encoding uncharacterized protein LOC120662728 has protein sequence MGSPGKPPIFDGSDYDYWKVRMRAYLLSLGSEVWEICVDPDYVNLAVRTTELQTCFNCGKTGHFAAECPKKKSSRDDDGRSRHEEYREHRHKHKSGHSHKKNGGRSKRHHERKKKNVGKYKDKQAFVAQSEDHSSTSQSSTSSSSSSSSDSDSHHRGEKKRSSKKKATEGFTGLCLHAGKAAGLCTMAIDSDADGTPSTTAELAPQLESSSEVRPEHPTPEELEDLYTALDNQDLIIKDAKRQFRALRQELKEAKLALEIAQSAPIVEECVEEDECSQCIGLMSDLSELRSKYDENLLKLEEGKKAMDELKSRPTLLGACKECPALREELKEKNVALRKLEKSAPDL, from the exons ATGGGTTCACCGGGCAAACCCCCGATCTTCGATGGATCCGATTACGACTATTGGAAGGTGCGCATGCGTGcctatcttttgagtctaggttCCGAGGTCTGGGAGATTTGCGTGGACCCTGATTATGTGAACCTTGCGGTCCGCACGACCGAGCTTCAG acctgcttcaactgcggcaagaCCGGCCACTTCGCCGCCGAGTGCCCCAAGAAGAAGAGTTCCAGGGATGATGACGGCCGCTCCAGGCACGAGGAGTACCGCGAGCACCGCCACAAGCACAAGAGTGGGCACTCCCACAAGAAGAATGGCGGACGCTCCAAGCGGCACCACGagcggaagaagaagaatgtcGGCAAGTACAAGGACAAGCAGGCGTTCGTCGCCCAGAGCGAGGATCACTCCTCCACCAGCCAGAGTTCGACGTCTTCGTCCTCATCCAGCTCCAGTGACTCCGACTCACACCACCGCGGTGAAAAGAAGCGGAGctccaagaagaaggccacaGAGGGCTTCACTGGCCTTTGCCTCCATGCTGGGAAGGCGGCCGGTCTCTGCACCATGGCCATCGACTCCGACGCCGACGGAACTCCTTCCACTACTGCAGAGCTTGCACCTCAGCTAGAGTCAAGCTCTGAGGTACGTCCTGAGCACCCCACTCctgaggagttggaggatcttTACACTGCTCTAGATAATCAAGATCTGATCATTAAGGATGCAAAGAGGCAGTTTAGAGCTTTGAGACAGGAGCTGAAGGAAGCTAAGCTAGCTCTAGAAATTGCTCAGTCTGCACCTATTGTGGAGGAGTGTGTTGAGGAGGATGAGTGCAGTCAGTGCATCGGTTTGATGTCTGACCTGTCCGAGCTCAGgagcaagtatgatgagaacttgCTCAAGCTCGAGGAGGGCAAGAAGGCCATGGATGAGCTCAAgtcccggcctaccctcttgggtGCTTGCAAGGAGTGCCCAGCACTTAGAGAAGAGCTTAAGGAGAAGAATGTTGCTTTGAGGAAGTTGGAGAAATCCGCA CCTGATCTCTGA